In the Enterococcus saigonensis genome, one interval contains:
- a CDS encoding DUF2087 domain-containing protein encodes MTTKEMMQDYMRGFHQQGEKYYCLYCKEQTEIGCIYPDEEKFFTAEKFMQRHIEAVHEGPLMALLQLPKETTGISETQQEIITLFARKIDDKFIAQRLGVTASAVRNHRFKLKEKQKQAQVFLSIMALLAEPEVILPHSNAKMLDDRYNITPEEQQKVLTTYRDEKGFIKTFPAKEKRKLILLADIVRHFEFDKNYHESALNAILKQYVADFVTVRRYLIEYGFMQRTKDGSSYWREK; translated from the coding sequence ATGACAACAAAGGAAATGATGCAAGATTATATGCGAGGATTTCATCAACAGGGGGAAAAATACTATTGCTTATATTGCAAAGAACAAACAGAAATTGGCTGTATTTATCCTGATGAAGAAAAATTTTTTACAGCAGAAAAATTTATGCAAAGACACATAGAAGCTGTGCACGAGGGACCGTTGATGGCATTACTCCAGTTACCCAAAGAGACAACAGGAATTAGTGAAACGCAACAGGAGATTATAACTTTGTTTGCACGAAAGATTGACGATAAATTTATCGCACAGCGCTTGGGAGTAACTGCTTCTGCTGTACGCAACCATCGTTTTAAGTTAAAAGAAAAACAAAAACAAGCACAAGTGTTTCTTAGTATAATGGCTTTGCTCGCAGAACCTGAAGTTATTTTGCCCCACAGCAATGCAAAAATGTTAGATGATCGCTACAATATTACCCCTGAGGAACAACAAAAAGTGTTAACAACCTATCGCGATGAAAAGGGATTTATTAAAACGTTCCCGGCAAAAGAAAAACGAAAGTTGATTTTGTTAGCAGATATTGTTCGTCACTTTGAATTTGACAAAAATTATCACGAGTCTGCCTTAAATGCCATTTTAAAACAATATGTCGCAGATTTTGTTACGGTTCGACGCTATTTGATCGAATACGGCTTTATGCAACGGACAAAAGACGGTAGTAGTTATTGGCGAGAAA